The genomic segment TCCGCAAGCATTGCCCGGGCATGATCGTGCAGTTCTCCACCGGCGGACGGGGCCGTGAAGCCAGCCAGCGCGGCGCCATGCTGTACCTGCGCCCGGACATGGCATCGCTGGCCACCGGCTCGGTCAATTTCCCCACCAGCGTCTATGAGAACCCGCCCGACTTCATCCGCTCCCTGGCGGCCAGCATGCGCGAGTTCCAGGTCAAGCCCGAAATCGAGATCTTCGACCTGTCGATGCTGTACAGCACGGCCGAACTGGTAAAGGAGGGGCTGCTCGCGCCACAGCCGCATGTACAGTTCGTATTCGGCATCCGCAACGCGATGCCGGCGCGCCGCGAAGTCCTGGCGTTCGAAGTCGAGCAACTGCAGAAGGTGCTCCCCGGCGCAACCTGGACTGCAGCCGGGATCGGACGGCACCAGCTCGAAGTCAATCACTGGACACTGGAGCTTGGCGGCCATTGCCGAACCGGGCTGGAAGACAATATCCGCTGGGACAAGGACACGCTGGCCCGCAGCAATGCGCAGCTGGTGCAACGCGTTGCGCAACTGTGCGAGCAGTATGGCCGCGCCGTGGCGACGCCCGCTCAGGCCAGGTCCCTGCTCGGCTTGCAACCCCTGGCGGCTTAGCCTCGATATGTCAGACCGGCGGCCCGCCCGGCGGCCGCCCGGGCGTCACGCGGGGACGTTCGCCGCGGGCGTGCCCCGTTCGCGCGCCGCCGCGGCGGTTCCGCCCACGCCGCTGGCGGCGATGAATGCTACGCCGAGCACCGACCACGCATCCGGCACGGAACCGAACACCATCCAGCCGCCGAGCATGGCAAAAGCGATCTGCAGATACAGATACGGCGTCAGGACGCCCACCGGTGCGCGCGCATAGGCCAGCACCAGGCAAAGGTGACCGGCGCAACCGGCCAGCGCCATGCCGGCCAGCATGGCCCAGTGCATTGCGCTGACGTGCCAGACCCACGAGAACGGCAACGCCGCCGTGAGCAGCACCGTCGCCACAGAGCCCGTGTAGAAGTGCGTCGTCCCGACGCCGTCGGCACGCGTCAGCGCGCCGGTCAGCAACTGGTAGCCGGCGTTGGACAGCACCACGCCCAGCGGCAGCAGCATGGCCGGGTGGAAGTCGGGGCCGGGGCGTATCACCATCACCGCGCCGGCAAACCCCAGCAGCAGGAACAGCCACCGCACCGGCGAGACCCGCTCGCCCATCAGCGCTGCCGCGGCGAGCGTGATGGCCAGCGGCGTGAGCATTGCCACCGCGGTGAAGTCGCCCACGGGCAGGACCTTGAGGCTGAAGAACGCGCACAGGCTCGACACCAGCATCAGCGCCGCGCGCATGCATTGCAGGACCGGCCGGCGTGTGTGTAGCAGGTACCGGCCGCGCGCCGGCAACAGGACTGCGCCGGTCAGCGCCGTCTGCGCCAGATAACGCACCCACAGCGCCATGACCACCGGGACGGCGCCGCCGACGCCCTTGGTCAGCGTATCGAGCGTGGCAAAGCAGGCTACCGCCGCGATCATTAGCGCAATGCCTTGCGGCGTGTGGTGGTCCTTCATGGCGGGGTTGGCTGCTTGTTGCGCCGCTGGCAGTGGGTTGCGCGGCGTGGATTGGGGGATGGGAGCAGGTTACTGTTGCCAGCGGGAAAAACAATTGGGCTGGGAGGAAAGTCAGAATGCGCGTTGAGCGAATAATCGGTGGGCTGCCGGACGGCGCTTTTTGTCGTTCTTGGCCGGCGCCGCCGTTTCGCCGGCGTAGCCGGCGGGGTTATCTGGTCCGGATTGGCGTGTCGTGCTTGGCATGCGCTGCTGTTTCGCCGGCGTAGCCGGCGAGGGCTTTGTGGCTATGACTGGCTCGTCGTGCTTGGCAGGCGCCGCTGTTTCGCCGGCGTAGCCGGCGACCTACTTCTTGTCCGAGCGACAAGAAGTAGGCAAGAAGCGCGTCGCCTGGCGGCTGGCCATCAACGATGCGCTTCTTGTGTTCAAGCGGCTTTGGTCTCGCGATGCGTGGATGCCCATTCGACCCTGCTCCGATAACCGGCTCTTGTACGGTCCCCATGTAGGGCTCGGGTACAGCGTTCCAAAAGCGTCAGTGGTGGGACGCCTGCGGCTGCGCTGCGCGCGCGTCCTAGTCGGTTTGCGACGGGCATAATCGTCGCCAGTGCCAATGGTTCGGTTTCTCTGCTTCGCTGCGGCGCGGTTTGCCTGCGGCCTGGGTGCTCAGACTAGGGCTCTGCGCGTAGCGCAGCCGAAGGCGATTACACGATGGCGGTAGCAGCAGGGGCCACGGACAGTTTCGGGGCTCGTTCAATCAGCGCTCTAATCCTGCCCACGGACGTGCACCACGCGGCAGGCAGCCGGGCACACTCTGAAGCCCATACCCGTACAACACCCTTAGCCCACTACGATCAATATTCGCCCGCTAGGGCAAGTAAACGCGCTTTTTGGTTACTTTTTGTCGCTCGGACAAAAAGTGACTCGCCGGCTACGCCGGCGAAACAGCAGCGCCTGCCAAGCACGACAAGCCAGCCTCCCCTAGGCCTACAGTTGCCCCCCTGCCGCCTCCCCCTTCTGTCCTATAGTGAAATGCCTGCGGTACGTGGGAACAAGACACAGGAAGACGCGCCATGACGACCTGGAAGCCGGATCCGAGCTTTTACCCATCCCCCCGCCTGGCAGCCAAGGCCCCGCCGGAGACCATTGCCTACGTGGCGATGTTCGATCCCGAGCGCAAGCAACCCGACGCCATCGCCGTGGTCGACGTGGACCCCGCGTCACCGCGCTACGCCAGCATCGTCGGCAAGGTCGCCATGCCGCATGCGGGCGATGAATTGCATCACTTCGGTTGGAATGCGTGCTCGTCGTGCCTGTGCCCGAACGCGCCGCATCCGCATATGGAACGGCGCTACCTGGTGGTACCGGGGCTGCGCTCGTCGCGCATCTACATCCTCGACACCAAACCCGATCCGCTCAAGCCGTTCCTGACCAAGGTCATCGAGCCCGAGATGCTGGCCGAGCGCACCGGCTACAGCCGCCCGCATACCGTGCACTGCGGACCGGGCGGCATCTATGTGACGGCGCTCGGCAACGCCGAGGGCAAGGGCCCCGGCGGCATCGCCATGCTCGACGCGCAGAGCTTCGACCCGCTCGGCCGCTGGGAGGTCGAGCGCGGTCCGCAGTACTTCGCCTATGACGGCTGGTGGCACCTTGGCTACGACACGCTCGTCACCAGCGAATGGGGCACGCCGGACATGGTCGAGGACGGCCTCGTGCCCGACATCCTGCTCGGCGCGCGCTACGGGCGCCGCCTGCATTTCTGGGACTTCACGCGGCGCAGGCACCTGCAGGAGATCGACTTCGGCGACGAGTACCAGCTCGTGTTCGAGCTGCGCCCGGCCCATGACCCGACCCGGGCCTATGGCTTCGTCAACTGCGTGATCAGCCTGAAGGACCTGTCGTCGTCGATCTGGACCTGGTATCGCGACAAGGACAAATGGGCCGTGCGCAAGGTCATCGAGATCCCGGCCGAAGCCGCCGATCCCGACCAGCTGCCGCCCATGCTCAAGGGCTTCAAGGCGGTGCCGCCGCTGGTGACGGACATCGACCTGTCGATGGATGACCGCTTCCTCTACGTGTCCTGCTGGGGCACGGGAGACCTGCTGCAATACGATGTGTCCGACCCGTTCGCGCCGAAGCTCACAGGCAAGGTGCGCCTTGGCGGCATCGTCTCGCGCGCCACGCATCCGGGCGCGAAGAACGGCGCGCTCAATGGCGGGCCGCAGATGGTCGAGATCAGCCGCGACGGACGCCGCATCTACTTCACCAACTCGCTGTACGGCGCGGTGGACCCGCAGTTCTATCCCGAAGGCATCGACGGCTGGATGGTGAAGCTCGATGCCGCCCCCGAAGGCGGCCTGTCCATCGATCCGAAGTTCTTCATCGACTGGCCGAAGGGCCATCGCCCGCACCAGGTGCGGCTGCAGGGCGGGGATTGCTCGTCGGATTCGTACTGCTATCCGTGATGGGTCCATCGGCCACCTTGGCAACCGCATCGGCCCAGTGGGCGGCATGGTGGCCCTGGGTCGTCATTGCCGCGCTGGGCCTGTTCCACGGCATCAACCCCGCCATGGGGTGGCTGTTCGCCGTGGCGCTGGGCCTGCACCGCCACAAGCGCAGCGTGGTGCTGCTGTCGCTGCTGCCGATCGCGCTGGGCCATGCGCTGGCGGTGGCGGTATTCGTAGCGGCGGCGCTCACGCTTGGCAGTGTGGTGGATGCAAGCCTGTTCGCGCGCGTCGGCGGGCTCGTGCTGATCGGCTGGGCCGGCTGGCACATCCTGCGTGGCCACCGCGGCCGGCCGCGCGTGGGCATGCAGGCCGGCATGGCCGGGCTCGCCTGCTGGTCGTTCCTCATGGCGGGCGTGCATGGGGCCGGGCTGATGCTGGTGCCGGCACTGATGCCGCTGTGCGCGTCGCCGCTATCGGGCCGCATCGTCGGGGGCAGCGCCGTGGCACCCGCCGTGCTTGCGCTGGGCCTGCATACCGGAGCCATGCTGCTGGCCATCTGCGCGGTGGCGTTGCTGGTCTATGACCGCGTAGGGGTGGCCTTCCTGCGCACGGGATGGATCAACCTGGACCTGGTCTGGAGCGTCGCGCTGGCGTTGTGCGGAGTGGCGCTGTTGGTGTGGTGATTGCCGGCCGCCGAACGCTCCCGCCGGGTCTCACCGCAGCAGGAACGGCAACACCGTCTCCAGCAACAACTCCGGCGCCTCCTCGGCAATGTAGTGGCCGCACGGCAGGCCGTGCCCGCTGACGCGACGCGCCACCTTGCGCCACTCGTCGAGCGGGCGGAAACATTGGCCCACGGCGCCCTGCTCGCCCCACAAGGCCAGCATCTCGCACTCGACCATGCGCCCGCCCGCCAGGTCGGCGCGATCGTGTTCCAGGTCGATGCCCGCGCTCGCGCGATAGTCCTCGCACAGGCCGTGGGCGGCGCCAGGGCTTTGCAGGCAGCGCAGGTACTCGGCCATCGCGGCCTCGGTGAACGGCGCCAGCCCGGCGCTGCGTGCGCCCATGGTGCTGCGCAGGTAAAGCGCCGGGTCGGCCTCGATCAGCGTCTCGGGAAACGGCGCGGGCCGGATCAGGAAGAACCAGTGCCAGTACGCCGTGGCGAAGGCCAGGCTGGTCTGCTCGTACATCGCCAGCGTCGGCGCGATGTCTAGCGTGACCAGGCGTTCGATGCGTTCGCCGTGGTCCAGTGCCATGCGGTGCGCCACGCGGGCGCCGCGGTCGTGCGCCATGACGCGGAAGCGCTCGAAGCCGAGCGCTGCCATCAGCCCGACCTGGTCGCCCGCCATGGTGCGCTTGCTGTAGTTGGCGTGGCCGGGCAGCCCGGCGGGCTTTTCGCTGTCGCCGTAGCCGCGCAGGTCAGCGGCCACCACCGTGAAGTGGCGCGCGAGGGTCGCCGCGACCTTATGCCAGATCACATAGGTCTGCGGATGGCCGTGCAACAGCAGCAGCGCCGGCCCCTGACCGCCCACGACGGCGTGGATGCCGACGTCCGCGCATTGCACAAGGCGATGTTCGAATCCCTTGAATCCCTCCAGCACGCATGTCTCCTTTCGTATTCAATGACCCGCAAGAGGCATTGAAGGTGAAGGCAGTGTAATCAGGAAATCGATTGCCATCGTTTCCGACGACGACGTTCATTCATTCCTGCTGCTCACGAATGCGCGCCTGCACCGCGCCCGCGCGAGCGTTGGCACAGCGTCAGGCGACGTTGAAGAAATGCGTGCCGTCGCGCTCAAGCTGGGCGATCAGCCCGAACTCCCAGTCCAGGTAGGCCTGCATCGCGGCGGCCGCATTGTCGGTGCCTTCGTACGGGCGGCGATAGCGGTCCGTGCGCGGCACCGACAGATGGGTCTCGCCGCTTTCCACCGGCAGTCCGGCGGCCAGCCATGCGAGCGTGCCGCCTTCGAGCACGTAGATCCCGGCCTGTGTCAGCGCGCGCAAGTCCTCGGCCGCGAAGCGTGCAAGCTGGCTCGTGCCGCATGTCAGCACATAGCGGCGCGCGGGCGGAATGCGCTTTAGCGCCTGGGCAAGCTGCGCGCGGATGACAAACCACGCACCGGGGATGTGGCGCTTCACGTAATTGGCACTGGCCGTGAAGTCCAGCACGACCGTCTGTCCATCCTGCGCTTCCAGCCACGCGTTCAGCGTGGCCGGCGACACCGCCTCCACGGCCGCCGCATCGGGTGCGGGCACGCGCGGCACGCCGGTTTCGCTGCGCAGCGCCACATCGACTGGTGCCACCACCCACGCGTCCCAGCCCATCTGCGCCAGCCATGACGCGCTCATGTCGGCGCGCACGCCGTCATCGTCGGCCAGCACGATGCGCGCGCCGCGCACGGGTGCGCTGTGATCGGTCTCCTGCACGAGCTGCCCGCCCGGTGCGTTGATGAAGCCGGGCAGGTGGCCGTCGGCGAATTCCTCGGGCGTCCTCACGTCGAAACGGTAGAGCGTGCGTCCCGGCGCTTCCAGCGACTTCAATGCGGCGTGTTCAATGCGCTGCACCCCTGCACGTGCAGCGATCGCGCGTGCGCCGCGGCGTGCCTGTTCGCGATTGGCTGCGCCGATTTCCAGCGGCGCACGGCGGCTCGCGCCGTGGTCCAGCGTTTGCCCCGCCAGCGTCCAGCCGATGGTGCCGTTGCGCAGCGCCGCCACCGGGTTCGGAATGCCGGCATTGATCAGCGACTGCGTGCCGATGATGCTGCGCGTGCGGCCCGCGCAGTTGACGACGACCTGGGTCGAAGGGTTCGGCGCCAGCTCGCGCACGCGCAGCACCAGTTCGGCGCCCGGCACGCTCGTGGCCGTGGGAATGCTCATGGTCTGGTACTCGTCGAAGCGGCGCGCGTCCACCACGACCACGTCGGCGCCGCTGTCGATCAGCGCCTTGACCTCCGGCGCGGTCAGCGACGGCGTGTGCCGTTTCGCCTCCACCACTTCGCCGAAGGACTTGCTGGGCACGTTGACGTCGCGGAACACTTCGCCGCCGGCAGCGATCCACGCACCGAGCCCGCCGTCGAGCAGGTTCACATCCGAATAGCCCAGCTTGCGCAGCACGCTTGCCGCGCGCGGCGCCAGGTCGGCGTCGTCATGCTCGCCATAGATGACGATCCGCGTGTCGCGTCGGGGAATGCGCGGCCATGCTTCCAGCTCCAGTTTCGATAGCGGGAAATTGGCGGCCCAGAGCGGATGCGACTGGGCAAACGGATCTTCTTCGCGCACGTCGATCAGCGCGATCTCCTTGCGCGCGAGCAGCGCCTGGCGCACGGCCTGGCTGGTGATCAGCGGAAACTGTTCAGCGGAAGCGGTCATGATGCGGCGGAATCCTTCGAGCGGTCCCACGGATTGGGCAGGTAGGGGTTGGAGTAGCCCGAGATGAATGGCTTGCGTTCACCGGCCTCGGTATAGACACTGCGGCGCACGCCGCCGATGTTGCCGCCGTACACGTGGATGCTGATCGAGACGCGATCGTCGTACGCGTTGTGCACGCGGTGGATATCGCCCACCGTCGGCGAAACCGCCTCCACCTGTCCCGGCTCCAGCCTGGTCGGCTCGCCGTGCGCCAGCGGGCGTCCTGCGGCATCGATCACGAACGGCTGCGAATACTCGGCGCCGCGCAGCATGCCGATCAGGCCCCAGACCGTATGGTCATGGATCGGCGTGCGCTGGCCCGGGCCCCAGACAAAACTCACGACGGAAAAGCGCTCGGCCGAATCGCAGTGCAGCAGCATCTGCTGGTAGTACTCGGGATGCGGCTGCGCGAACGCATCGGGCAGCCAGTCATCGCGCGCAACCAGCCTGGCCAGCAGCGCCCCGCCTTCGCGCAGGATGCGCGGCTCGCCGGGCTGCTCGTCGAGCAGCGTCGACAGGCCGGTGATGAACTCGCGCAGCGGCGCAAGCGTTGCGCGGCTGGCGGTGGGGGATTCGCTCACACATGTCTCCTGATTGGTCATTGTCCGAGCGCCGCGCGGCCCGCCGCGAGCAGGATCGAATCGTTCTGCGGCGTATGGATGCGGCTGCACAGCACGTCGCGGTAGTGGCGCTCCAGCGGGTTGTTGCGGCTCAGGCCGTGGTTGCCCGAAAGCTGCAGCGCCAGCTCCACCGCGCGGATTGCATTGCCCGTGACCGTGAACTTTAGCAGTCCGCTGTCGACCGGTGTCGGCGGCGTGCCGGCATCGGTGCGCGCGGCGGCATCGTCGAGCAGCGCCTGGTTGGCATGCAGCAGCGCCGCGATCTCGCCGATCGCCTCCTGCACGCGCGGCAGCGTCGCCAGCGGCGCGCCAAGGCTGGCGGGTGTCCGTTCACGCACAAAGCCGCGGATCCAGTCGAAGCCCGCGCGCGCCACGGCGTCGTAGAGACTGCCGAGCAGCACGACCATCCATGCCTGCTGGTCCGCGTTGGCGTCCACATCGGCCTGGCTCGCGCCGGCGGGTGCCCATGCCGAGGGCGCGCGGATATCGACGGCGTTCTCCGGCGGGATCCAGACATTGTCGAGCACGGTCTCATGGCTGCCCGATGCGCGCAGGCCCATGTGGTTCCAGTTCTCCACCACGCGGATGCCGGCCGCATCGGCCGCCGGACGCGGCACCAGAAAGACGCCCACGCGCGGCTGCGGCTCATCGGTGCGCGCCCACACCGACAGCCAGCGCAACGCGGGGATGCCGGTGCTGTAGAGCTTGCGTCCGCTCAGGCGCCAGCCGTCGGCCACGCGCGTCGCGACCGTCGCGGGCAGGCCGCCGCGCGCGGGAGAGCCCAGGTCCGGCTCCACGCGCAGGGAATTGATCAGGCCGCCCTCTTCCACCGCGCTCGCGAACACCTGTTGGCGTACCGGCTCGGACCAGCGTGTATCCGCGCGGCCAATGGCACGGTGTTGCAGGTAGGTCATGGCGAGCACCAGCGCCGTCGCGGCGTCACCGCCGGCCACCGCGCCGATGATGCGGCGCGCCTCGGCCAGGCCGGCACCGCCGCCACCGTAGGCGCGCGGCACGGCCTGAGAGATCAGGCCGTACTGGTGCAGCAGTGCGAAGTTCTCGTGCGGAAAGCTGGCCGCGGCGTCGTGCTGCGCGGCGGTGGCCGCAAAGCGCGGCCTCAGCCCGGCGAGCACATCGCCGAGCCGCGCCTCGCTGCTGGGCAGCCGGCGCAGGGAAGACAGGGACATGGTGGATTCCTGGCAAGGCGCGGTGCGCGAACGCACACCGCTGGTGAACGCCACATAGCGTAACGCCGCCGCGCCGCTTCTGAAACGACGCATCCCGCATATGGTCTGTCGTTTTTATTCGTTCGGTCTTGCCAGGAACGGGCGTAACTTGCGGCTCAGTTCCTTTGTCATTTCCTCGTTTCCTCGTTTCCTCGTTTGACTCTTTCGCACCTCGCCTTGCGCCTTGCGCGCAAGCGCATCGTTGCCCCTTCCCGTCAGGAGAACCACGCATGAGCGTCGATATCATCGGCATGATCCAGAGCCAGAAGCAGTCCGAGATCCACCGCCCCACGGGCCCGGTGATCGACCGCGATTATGTCCGTGCCTTCGCCCAGGCCCACGAGCAGGCGGGCTTCGACCGCATCCTGGTGCCGCACCATTCGACCGGCCCCTCGGCGACGCTGACGATCTCCTACGCGGCCACGGTGACCGAGCGCATCCACTTCATGCTGGCCCACCGACCCGGCTTCACCGCGCCGACGCTGGCCGCGCGCCAGATCGCCACGCTCGACCAGTTCAGCGGCGGCCGCCTCGGCGTGCACTTCATCTCGGGCGGCTCCGACGACGAGCAGAAACGCGACGGCGACTACCTGAACCATGACGAGCGCTATGCGCGCACCGACGAATACCTGGAGATCCTGCGGCGCATCTGGACCGAGGACAAGCCGTTCGACCACGAAGGCAAGTACTACCGCTTCAGCAATGGCTTCTCCGAGGTCAAGCCTGCACAGAAGCCGCATGTGCCAATCTACTTCGGCGGTGCGTCCGAAGCCGCGCTCAAGGTCGCGGGCAAGCACGCCGACGTGTACGCGCTGTGGGGCGAGTCGCTCGACCAGGTGCGCGAGCTGACCACGCGCGTGCGCGCCGAAGCGGCACAGCACGGCCGCGAGGTGCGCTTCTCGGTCTCGTTCCGCCCGGTACTCGCGCAGACCGAGGAAAAGGCATGGGCGCGCGCCGACAGCATCCTCGAGCGTACCCGCGCGCTGCGCGTGCAGCAGGGCTACAGCCGCGGCGGTCCGCAGCAGAGCGAAGGCGCGCGCCGCCTGCTTGCCGCGGCGGAGCACGGTGACCGCGTCGACCAGCGCCTGTGGACCGCGATCGCCCGCGAGACCGGCGGCCGCTCCAATTCCACCGGCCTGGTGGGGACGCCGGAGCAGGTGGCCGATGCACTGCTGCAGTACTACGACCTGGGCGTCACCACCTTCCTGATCCGCGGCTTCGATCCGCTGGAAGACGTGATCGACTACGGCCGCGAGCTGATTCCGCGCGTGCGCGAACTGGTCGCGCAGCGCGATGCAGGGCACCAGTCCGCGCGCAAGGCAGCCTGAATCCGGCAAACAACAGGAACGCGGGAAAATCCATGAGCCAAATCGAACCGGCCGCCACGCTTGCCAGCGCGGCCAGCCACAACGCGCGCCGCCGCTGCGTGCTGCGCGCCGCTGGCGCGGCCGCTATCGCCGCGCCGGCACTGATCCTTGGCCGCCAGGCCTGGTCCGCACCGCGCAAGCTGACCTTTGCCTGGAACCAGAATTCGTTCTGCCTGACACCGGTCGTGGTGGCGCAAGAGCGCGGCTTCTTCGAGAAGAACGGGCTGCAGGTCGAGCTGATCAACTACAGCGGCTCCACCGACCAGCTGCTCGAATCGATCGCCACGGGCAAGGCCGATGCCGCGATCGGCATGATCCACCGCTGGCTCAAGCCGCTGGAAGCCGGCTTCGACGTCAAGATCATCGGCAGCTCGCACGGCGGCTGCGTGCGGCTGGTGGGCGCGAGGGCAGCGGGCGTGACCAGCCTGCAGCAGCTCAAGGGCAAGACCGTCGGCGTGAGCGACCTGGCCGCGCCGGGCAAGCACTTCTTCACCATCCTGCTGGCCAAGCACGGCATCGATCCCGACAAGGACATCACCTGGCGCCAGTATCCCGCCGACCTGCTCGGCGTGGCGGTGGACAAGGGCGAGATCCAGGCCATTGCCGACGGCGACCCCAATCTCTATCTGCTCGAAAAGCGCACCAACGGCGCCTATGTCGAACTGGCCACCAACCTGACCGGCGAGTACGCGCGCAAGGTCTGCTGCGTGGTCGGCGCGCGCGGCGAACTGGTGCGCAATGACCGCCCGGCCGCGGCATCGCTGGCGCGCGCGATCGTGCAGGCCACCGAGTTCGTCAACGAGAACCCGAACGAGGCCGCCAGGGTCTTCGCCAGGTACTCGCCCAAGATCAGTCCCGATGACCTGCGCAAGCTCTACGCCACGCTGACCTACACGCACCACCCGACCGGCCTGGACCTGCAGGAAGAGATCGGCTTCTACGCCGAGGATTTCCGCCGCATCGGCGTGCTCAAGAAGACCACCGATGCCAAACGCCTGGCGCAGCACGTCTACGCCAACGTCCTGGGGTAACGCCATGACCACAAGCCACTCCGCACTCGACCCGGTGCTCGCGCGCAGCGCCGGCGCCGCCTCGGCACCGGCACGCGACGCCTGGCGGCCCTGGCGCGCAGGCATCGCCGCGGCCGGCGCCTGGGCGGCCTTCGGCGCCATCACATGGCGCTGGCCCAACCAGGTGGCGGGCTTCTCCGACTGGGCCTACACCGAGGAACTCGGCATCGCCGCAGTGTCGGTGGCCGTCGTGCTGGCGCTGCTGGCGCTCGCCGGCCGGCGGGCACCGCTGCCGCGCGGCGCGCTGGCCCGCCTGCATGCCGCCGGGCCGTGGCTCGTCGCGATGGCCGTGGTGCTGTCCGCGTGGGAGATCCTGACCGCCAAGACCGCGATCCTGCCCACGCCGTTCTTCGCGCCGCCGCAGGCGCTGATCGAAGTCTATGTCGATGACTGGCCCCGGCTTGGCGACAGCGCCCTCAACACGCTCAAGCTGCTTGGGCTCGGCGTGGCGTATGGCGGCATCGCCGGCTTCCTGATCGGCGTGTCGATCGGCTGGTCGCGCCGCATCGGCTACTGGGTGCATCCGGTCCTGCGCGTGCTGGGCCCGTTGCCTTCCACCGCGCTGCTGCCGCTGACCTTCTACTTCTTCCCGTCGAGCTACTCGGCCGCAGTGTTCCTGATCGCGCTGGCCACGGCCTTCCCCGTCGCGGTGCTGACCTGGTCCGGCGTGGCCAGCGTCAGCAAAAGCTACTACGATGTCGCGCGAACGATGGGGGCATCGGGCTGGTTCCTGGTGTTGCGCGTCGCTATCCCCGCAGCGTTGCCCCAGGTATTCGTCGGCCTGTTCATGGGCCTGGGCGCCTCGTTTTCCGTGCTGGTCACGGCCGAGATGATGGGCGTGAAGTCCGGCCTCGGCTGGTACCTGACCTGGGCACAGGGCTGGGCCTCCTACGTCAATATGTATGCCGCGCTGATCGTGATGGCGCTGCTCTTCTCCGGCGTCATCACGCTGCTGTTCACCGTGCGCGACCGCGCGCTGTCGTGGCAGAAGGGAACCGTCAAATGGTAGCCATCGCTGAACGCCCTGCCGCCGCAAGGGGGCCCACCCCGACGCCGGCAACTGGCGCACACATCGATATCCGCAACGTCAGCCATTGGTTCGGCAGCGGCGACAATCGCTTGCAGGTGCTGGACGGCGTGGACCTGACGGTCGAACGCGGCGAGTTCGTCGCCCTGCTCGGCCCCAGCGGCTGCGGAAAATCCACGCTGCTGCGTCTGGTCGCGGGCCTGGACAAGCCGGTCGCTGGCGAAATGCTACAGGACGGCGCGCCCATCACCGAGCCCGACCCGTCGCGCATCGTCGTGTTCCAGGACCCGACGCTGTACCCGTGGCGCCGCGTGTGGGACAACGTCGCACTCGGGCTGCAGGCACGCGGTATCGTCAGGCAGGAACGCCATCGTGTCGATGGGGCGCTCAGGCGCGTCGGCCTGGAATCGTTCGGGCGCGCCTTCCCGCACCAGCTTTCGGGCGGCATGGCGCAGCGCGTGGCGCTGGCGCGCGCGCTCGTCAACGACCCGCGCCTGCTCGTGCTCGACGAACCGCTCGGCAAGCTCGACTCGCTCACACGCCTGGCCATGCAGGGCGATCTCGTCGAGCTATGGCAGCGCGCGGGCTTCTCGGCGCTGCTGGTCACGCACGATGTGGAAGAAGCCTTGTTCCTGGCGCAGCGCGTGATCATCTTCAGCGACCGGCCGGCGAAGATCCGCGCGGAAATCGCCGTGGACCTGCCCTACCCGCGCCACCGCGGCGATCCGCGCCTGACCGCACTGCGCCACGAAGCGCTGCGCCACCTCGGACTGGATGCAAGCTGGTGACGATGTCCTGGCTTGACGGGGCGGTGCGCCCAGTGCGCCCATGAACGGCCTGCCCGCGCAGGCCTGGCTCAATACCCTGCTGGTCCTGCTCCA from the Cupriavidus sp. WKF15 genome contains:
- a CDS encoding LLM class flavin-dependent oxidoreductase, which codes for MSVDIIGMIQSQKQSEIHRPTGPVIDRDYVRAFAQAHEQAGFDRILVPHHSTGPSATLTISYAATVTERIHFMLAHRPGFTAPTLAARQIATLDQFSGGRLGVHFISGGSDDEQKRDGDYLNHDERYARTDEYLEILRRIWTEDKPFDHEGKYYRFSNGFSEVKPAQKPHVPIYFGGASEAALKVAGKHADVYALWGESLDQVRELTTRVRAEAAQHGREVRFSVSFRPVLAQTEEKAWARADSILERTRALRVQQGYSRGGPQQSEGARRLLAAAEHGDRVDQRLWTAIARETGGRSNSTGLVGTPEQVADALLQYYDLGVTTFLIRGFDPLEDVIDYGRELIPRVRELVAQRDAGHQSARKAA
- a CDS encoding ABC transporter permease subunit — translated: MTTSHSALDPVLARSAGAASAPARDAWRPWRAGIAAAGAWAAFGAITWRWPNQVAGFSDWAYTEELGIAAVSVAVVLALLALAGRRAPLPRGALARLHAAGPWLVAMAVVLSAWEILTAKTAILPTPFFAPPQALIEVYVDDWPRLGDSALNTLKLLGLGVAYGGIAGFLIGVSIGWSRRIGYWVHPVLRVLGPLPSTALLPLTFYFFPSSYSAAVFLIALATAFPVAVLTWSGVASVSKSYYDVARTMGASGWFLVLRVAIPAALPQVFVGLFMGLGASFSVLVTAEMMGVKSGLGWYLTWAQGWASYVNMYAALIVMALLFSGVITLLFTVRDRALSWQKGTVKW
- a CDS encoding acyl-CoA dehydrogenase family protein — encoded protein: MSLSSLRRLPSSEARLGDVLAGLRPRFAATAAQHDAAASFPHENFALLHQYGLISQAVPRAYGGGGAGLAEARRIIGAVAGGDAATALVLAMTYLQHRAIGRADTRWSEPVRQQVFASAVEEGGLINSLRVEPDLGSPARGGLPATVATRVADGWRLSGRKLYSTGIPALRWLSVWARTDEPQPRVGVFLVPRPAADAAGIRVVENWNHMGLRASGSHETVLDNVWIPPENAVDIRAPSAWAPAGASQADVDANADQQAWMVVLLGSLYDAVARAGFDWIRGFVRERTPASLGAPLATLPRVQEAIGEIAALLHANQALLDDAAARTDAGTPPTPVDSGLLKFTVTGNAIRAVELALQLSGNHGLSRNNPLERHYRDVLCSRIHTPQNDSILLAAGRAALGQ
- a CDS encoding ABC transporter substrate-binding protein; this encodes MSQIEPAATLASAASHNARRRCVLRAAGAAAIAAPALILGRQAWSAPRKLTFAWNQNSFCLTPVVVAQERGFFEKNGLQVELINYSGSTDQLLESIATGKADAAIGMIHRWLKPLEAGFDVKIIGSSHGGCVRLVGARAAGVTSLQQLKGKTVGVSDLAAPGKHFFTILLAKHGIDPDKDITWRQYPADLLGVAVDKGEIQAIADGDPNLYLLEKRTNGAYVELATNLTGEYARKVCCVVGARGELVRNDRPAAASLARAIVQATEFVNENPNEAARVFARYSPKISPDDLRKLYATLTYTHHPTGLDLQEEIGFYAEDFRRIGVLKKTTDAKRLAQHVYANVLG
- a CDS encoding ABC transporter ATP-binding protein, giving the protein MVAIAERPAAARGPTPTPATGAHIDIRNVSHWFGSGDNRLQVLDGVDLTVERGEFVALLGPSGCGKSTLLRLVAGLDKPVAGEMLQDGAPITEPDPSRIVVFQDPTLYPWRRVWDNVALGLQARGIVRQERHRVDGALRRVGLESFGRAFPHQLSGGMAQRVALARALVNDPRLLVLDEPLGKLDSLTRLAMQGDLVELWQRAGFSALLVTHDVEEALFLAQRVIIFSDRPAKIRAEIAVDLPYPRHRGDPRLTALRHEALRHLGLDASW